From Pseudomonas poae, the proteins below share one genomic window:
- a CDS encoding sensor histidine kinase KdpD translates to MSDSGRADALLADLPRDGRGRLKVFLGAAPGVGKTYAMLQAAHTQLRQGVRLLAGVVETHGRAETEALLSGLPQQPLLRSEYRGVMLEEMDLDGLLAAKPKLVLVDELAHSNAPGSRHEKRWQDIQELLAAGINVFTTVNVQHLESLNDQVRGITGVQVRETLPDWVLQEADELLLIDLPSRELLERLRDGKVYVPEQARAAIDAFFTQTNLMALRELAMQTAAAHVDDDLAQGYRQLGQAAPAVRGRLLVGVDGDAQAERLVRHASRVAQRRHLPWSLVHIDNGRARDEQSRLRLQNAQQLAERLGGEVVLLRAGEVAKTLIQHAAERRASLLLVGQSRMRWRRRLFGGGLAARLLRNARGLEINVLDSDDIPAPPRLPDVRGLVWFDYALAVLATVVAAAVAWGVSSVLPLPNISLVFLAAVLLVAVRSSLGPSLVCAALSFMTYDFLFIPPNFSFAIQREEDVLTLLFFLLMAALTGNLAARQRRQLQALRDTQEETSELLDLSRKLTAATDRQAVISAAAHHLEGWSDLNLCLVNRDGQGGWKVETGGPLTLTEAERAAADWAWQHDQPAGMGTGTLPFGRWWWWPLSSEEGPLGLLGVSAKPGLELSGQRRRLLTALSQPLAQALARAQLAQELESARLHGETEQLRSALLASVSHDLRTPLTSMRGSIDSLLALGEAIPLEDRRELLEGTRDEAERLDRYIQNLLDMTRLGHGALKLARDWVSPGDIVGSALGRLRAVLAPLQVHTDVPAQLPLLYVHAALIEQALVNVLENAARFSPPQGRLQLSAGVTDSQLFFAVADEGPGIPEDERAKIFDMFYTAARGDRGGQGTGLGLAICQGMVGAHGGHISVADGIDGRGTCISLFLPLPTQPGLEGEP, encoded by the coding sequence ATGAGCGACTCCGGCCGCGCCGATGCCCTGTTAGCCGATCTGCCCCGGGACGGCCGGGGTCGGCTCAAAGTCTTCCTCGGCGCCGCGCCGGGCGTGGGCAAGACCTACGCCATGCTCCAGGCCGCCCACACTCAGCTGCGCCAGGGCGTGCGGTTGCTTGCGGGCGTGGTCGAAACCCATGGCCGCGCCGAGACCGAAGCCCTGCTCAGTGGCCTGCCGCAGCAACCCTTGCTGCGCAGCGAGTACCGTGGCGTGATGCTCGAAGAAATGGACCTCGACGGCCTGCTCGCCGCCAAGCCCAAGCTGGTGCTGGTGGACGAGCTGGCCCACAGCAACGCGCCCGGCAGCCGTCATGAAAAGCGTTGGCAAGATATCCAGGAACTGCTCGCCGCCGGCATCAATGTGTTCACCACGGTCAACGTCCAGCACCTCGAAAGCCTTAACGACCAGGTGCGCGGCATCACCGGTGTGCAGGTGCGCGAAACCCTGCCCGACTGGGTGCTGCAGGAGGCCGACGAACTGCTGCTGATTGACCTGCCATCGCGCGAGCTGCTGGAGCGTTTGCGCGACGGCAAGGTGTATGTGCCGGAACAGGCCCGTGCCGCCATCGATGCGTTTTTCACCCAGACCAACCTGATGGCGCTGCGCGAACTTGCGATGCAAACCGCCGCCGCCCATGTCGATGATGATTTGGCCCAAGGCTATCGCCAGCTCGGCCAGGCTGCCCCGGCGGTGCGTGGACGCTTGCTGGTGGGCGTGGACGGCGACGCGCAGGCCGAGCGGCTGGTACGACATGCCAGCCGCGTGGCCCAGCGCCGGCATTTGCCGTGGAGCCTGGTGCATATCGATAACGGCCGTGCACGTGATGAACAATCGCGCCTGCGCCTGCAAAATGCCCAGCAATTGGCCGAACGCCTGGGCGGGGAGGTGGTGCTGTTGCGTGCGGGGGAGGTGGCCAAGACGCTGATCCAGCACGCCGCCGAACGCCGCGCCAGCCTGTTGTTGGTGGGGCAGTCGCGGATGCGCTGGCGCCGTCGCTTGTTCGGTGGCGGCCTGGCCGCACGTTTGTTGCGCAATGCACGGGGCCTGGAAATCAACGTGCTCGACAGCGACGACATTCCCGCACCGCCACGCCTGCCGGATGTACGCGGGCTGGTGTGGTTCGACTATGCCTTGGCCGTGCTCGCCACCGTGGTCGCTGCCGCCGTGGCCTGGGGCGTGTCCAGCGTGTTGCCGCTGCCGAATATCTCATTGGTGTTTCTCGCCGCCGTGTTGCTGGTAGCGGTGCGTAGCAGCCTGGGCCCGTCGTTGGTGTGCGCCGCGCTGTCGTTCATGACCTACGATTTTCTGTTTATTCCGCCGAATTTCTCCTTCGCCATCCAGCGCGAAGAGGATGTGTTGACCCTGCTGTTCTTCCTGCTGATGGCGGCGCTGACCGGCAACCTCGCTGCGCGCCAGCGCCGACAGCTGCAGGCGTTGCGCGACACCCAGGAGGAAACCAGCGAGCTGCTCGATCTGTCGCGCAAACTCACCGCCGCGACTGATCGTCAGGCGGTCATCAGCGCGGCGGCGCATCATCTGGAAGGCTGGAGCGACTTGAACCTGTGCCTGGTCAATCGCGACGGCCAGGGCGGCTGGAAGGTCGAGACCGGCGGCCCGCTGACCCTTACCGAAGCGGAACGCGCCGCCGCCGATTGGGCCTGGCAGCATGACCAGCCGGCAGGCATGGGCACCGGCACCTTGCCGTTCGGCCGCTGGTGGTGGTGGCCGCTGTCGAGTGAGGAGGGGCCCTTGGGCTTGCTCGGCGTCAGTGCGAAACCGGGCCTGGAATTGAGCGGCCAACGCCGCCGCTTGCTCACTGCATTAAGCCAGCCGCTGGCCCAGGCCCTGGCGCGGGCACAGCTGGCGCAGGAGCTGGAGTCGGCGCGCCTGCACGGCGAAACCGAACAACTGCGCAGCGCCTTGCTGGCCTCGGTGTCCCACGATTTGCGCACACCGTTGACGTCCATGCGCGGCAGTATCGACAGCCTGCTGGCGTTGGGTGAGGCCATCCCCCTGGAGGACCGCCGCGAGTTGCTCGAAGGCACCCGTGATGAGGCCGAGCGCCTCGACCGTTACATCCAGAACTTGCTCGACATGACCCGCCTCGGTCACGGCGCCCTGAAACTGGCGCGCGATTGGGTGTCGCCGGGGGATATCGTCGGCAGCGCACTCGGGCGTTTGCGTGCGGTGCTGGCGCCGCTGCAGGTGCACACCGATGTGCCGGCGCAGTTGCCGTTGCTGTATGTGCACGCGGCGCTGATCGAACAGGCCCTGGTCAACGTGCTGGAAAATGCGGCGCGGTTTTCACCGCCCCAGGGGCGCTTGCAACTGAGCGCCGGGGTAACGGACAGCCAGCTGTTTTTCGCTGTGGCCGATGAGGGGCCCGGGATTCCCGAGGATGAGCGTGCGAAGATTTTTGATATGTTCTACACCGCTGCCCGCGGGGATCGGGGCGGGCAGGGCACGGGCCTGGGCCTGGCGATCTGCCAGGGCATGGTCGGCGCCCACGGTGGGCATATCAGCGTGGCTGACGGCATCGACGGGCGCGGCACCTGCATCAGCTTGTTCCTGCCGTTGCCGACGCAGCCTGGCCTGGAAGGTGAGCCGTGA
- the kdpC gene encoding potassium-transporting ATPase subunit KdpC, which translates to MSNMIRPALSLLVLMTLITGVAYPLVVTGVAQVAFPDQANGSLVRDAGGKVRGSSLIAQDFTGDSWFHSRPSAGAFATVSSSASNLGPSNPALATRIFDDANKQLVPGQGPVPLASLTTSGSGLDPHLPPQAIAYQLARVAAARNVPVSTLQRLLDEHIESPLVGPPVVNVLALNMALEKL; encoded by the coding sequence ATGTCCAACATGATCCGCCCGGCCCTGAGCCTGTTGGTACTCATGACCCTGATTACCGGCGTCGCCTACCCGCTGGTGGTGACCGGTGTCGCCCAGGTTGCGTTCCCGGACCAGGCCAATGGCAGCCTGGTGCGCGATGCCGGCGGCAAAGTGCGCGGCTCCAGTTTGATCGCCCAGGACTTTACCGGTGACAGCTGGTTCCATTCGCGCCCCTCGGCCGGCGCTTTTGCGACGGTGTCCAGCAGCGCCAGCAACCTGGGCCCCAGCAACCCGGCGTTGGCCACACGCATTTTTGATGATGCGAACAAACAACTCGTGCCAGGCCAGGGACCCGTGCCGTTGGCCTCGCTGACTACCTCTGGCAGCGGTCTTGATCCACACTTGCCACCACAGGCGATTGCCTATCAACTGGCGCGAGTGGCTGCGGCACGGAATGTGCCGGTGTCGACCCTGCAGCGCTTGCTCGATGAGCATATCGAAAGCCCGCTGGTGGGCCCGCCTGTAGTGAATGTGCTGGCGCTGAACATGGCCCTGGAAAAGTTGTAA
- the kdpF gene encoding K(+)-transporting ATPase subunit F — MSVLDGVSLLLAVALFIYLLVALLRADRN; from the coding sequence ATGAGTGTTCTGGACGGGGTGTCACTGCTATTGGCCGTGGCGCTGTTCATTTATCTGCTGGTTGCGCTGTTACGCGCGGATCGGAACTAG
- a CDS encoding CHAD domain-containing protein → MSALVDQLVAQVIGLEVGLLSCQARLAAVTDDEALHDLRTTVRRLRSLLRPLRGLPGVEQLESAARAVGQLTTPLRDREVLAAYLHQQGHHEAAERRLRLQPDAYRQVAQGPELAHLLQILDAFPRFIRASQHQKLLKGLRPRIEKRLAKQWLGLDDALKDPGHDRHRLRLLIKRVRYAAEAYPELDKLPANAMSRLKRAQAALGDWHDCWQWLAQAEHQADLQPCVAVWHRTMAKAEGQADRVLDKLSADCF, encoded by the coding sequence ATGTCTGCTTTGGTTGATCAGTTAGTCGCTCAGGTCATTGGCCTGGAAGTAGGGTTACTGAGCTGCCAGGCTCGCCTCGCGGCCGTCACCGACGATGAAGCCCTGCATGATCTGCGCACTACCGTGCGCCGTCTGCGCAGCCTGTTGCGCCCCCTGCGCGGGCTGCCGGGGGTGGAACAGCTTGAGTCGGCCGCCCGTGCGGTCGGCCAATTGACCACGCCGCTGCGCGACCGCGAGGTGCTGGCGGCGTATTTGCACCAGCAGGGTCATCATGAAGCGGCTGAGCGGCGCTTGCGCCTGCAACCCGATGCCTATCGCCAGGTGGCGCAAGGCCCGGAGCTTGCACATCTGCTGCAGATCCTCGATGCATTCCCGCGATTTATTCGCGCCTCCCAACACCAGAAATTGCTCAAGGGCCTGCGCCCGCGCATCGAGAAACGCCTGGCCAAGCAATGGCTCGGGCTAGATGATGCGCTGAAAGACCCCGGCCATGATCGCCATCGCCTGCGTTTGTTGATCAAGCGCGTGCGCTATGCCGCCGAGGCCTACCCCGAACTGGACAAACTCCCCGCCAACGCCATGTCACGCCTGAAAAGAGCCCAGGCTGCCCTGGGCGATTGGCATGACTGTTGGCAGTGGTTGGCCCAGGCCGAACACCAGGCCGACTTGCAGCCCTGCGTTGCGGTGTGGCATCGCACCATGGCCAAGGCTGAAGGGCAGGCGGACCGGGTGCTGGATAAACTCAGCGCCGATTGTTTCTGA
- the kdpB gene encoding potassium-transporting ATPase subunit KdpB — MKMNMPAKNAAPVTTQEPPKTAISALWRPALVQAFVKLDPRQLQRSPVMLVVELTAILTTVLCFVPDTAVPTFVAVQIAVWLWFTVLFANFAEALAEGRGKARADSLKAGSEGLSARRKEADGSFKVIPATSLRKGDVVRVAAGEMIPGDGEVIEGIAAVNEAAITGESAPVIRESGGDRSAVTGNTRLVSDWLLIRITVNPGESTLDRMIALVEGAKRQKTPNEVALDILLIGLTLIFLLVVVTLQPFAHFANGSLPLVFLVALLVTLIPTTIGGLLSAIGIAGMDRLVRLNVIAKSGRAVEAAGDVHVLLLDKTGTITFGNRRCSAVVAAPGVSGRDLAEGALLASLADDTAEGKSIVEYLRALHPQAEPSLDELTAVPFSAETRLSGVDYQGRVFRKGAVDSLLAFIGQQRRDLAPALSREIDKIAQSGGTPLLVCADGKLLGAIHLKDVVKPGIRERFAELRKLGIRTVMVTGDNPLTAAAIAAEAGVDDVLAEATPEKKLARIRHEQNDGRLVAMCGDGANDAPALAQADVGMAMNDGTQAAREAANMVDLDSDPTKLLDVVQIGKELLVTRGALTTFSIANDVAKYFAILPALFASIYPQLGVLNVMHLQSPQSAILSAIVFNALIIVVLIPLALRGVRVQAASAAALLRRNLLIYGLGGILVPFVGIKAIDMLLTALHLV, encoded by the coding sequence ATGAAAATGAATATGCCTGCAAAAAACGCGGCTCCGGTGACCACCCAGGAACCGCCAAAAACCGCGATCTCCGCCCTGTGGCGCCCGGCGCTGGTCCAAGCGTTCGTCAAGCTGGACCCGCGCCAGCTGCAACGCTCGCCGGTGATGCTGGTGGTCGAGCTGACCGCCATCCTCACCACCGTGCTGTGCTTTGTGCCCGACACCGCCGTGCCGACTTTTGTCGCCGTGCAAATCGCCGTGTGGCTGTGGTTCACCGTGCTGTTCGCCAACTTCGCCGAAGCCTTGGCTGAAGGGCGCGGCAAGGCTCGTGCCGACAGCCTCAAGGCCGGCAGTGAGGGCCTTAGCGCACGCCGCAAGGAGGCCGACGGCAGTTTTAAAGTCATACCGGCCACCAGCCTGCGCAAAGGTGATGTGGTGCGTGTCGCCGCCGGGGAGATGATCCCGGGTGACGGCGAAGTCATCGAAGGCATCGCGGCGGTCAACGAAGCGGCGATCACCGGCGAATCCGCGCCGGTGATCCGCGAATCCGGCGGCGACCGCTCAGCCGTCACCGGCAACACACGCCTGGTGTCGGACTGGCTGCTGATCCGCATCACCGTCAACCCCGGCGAGTCCACGTTGGACCGCATGATCGCCCTGGTAGAAGGCGCCAAACGCCAGAAAACCCCCAACGAAGTCGCGCTGGATATCCTGCTGATCGGCCTGACCCTGATCTTCCTGCTGGTGGTGGTGACCCTGCAGCCGTTTGCGCACTTCGCCAATGGCAGCTTGCCGCTGGTGTTTCTGGTCGCACTGCTGGTGACGCTGATTCCTACGACCATCGGCGGCTTGTTGTCGGCCATCGGCATCGCCGGCATGGACCGCCTGGTGCGCCTCAACGTGATCGCCAAATCCGGCCGTGCCGTGGAGGCTGCAGGCGATGTGCACGTGTTGCTGCTGGACAAAACCGGCACCATCACCTTTGGTAACCGCCGGTGCTCGGCGGTGGTCGCGGCACCTGGCGTCAGCGGCCGGGACCTCGCCGAAGGCGCGCTGCTGGCGTCGCTGGCGGACGACACGGCCGAAGGCAAATCCATCGTCGAATACCTGCGCGCCCTGCATCCCCAGGCCGAGCCGTCGCTGGATGAGCTGACCGCCGTGCCGTTCAGTGCTGAAACCCGTTTGTCCGGGGTCGACTACCAGGGCCGCGTCTTCCGTAAAGGCGCGGTGGACTCGCTGCTGGCGTTTATCGGTCAACAACGTCGCGACCTTGCACCTGCGTTGTCGCGGGAAATCGACAAGATCGCCCAGAGCGGCGGCACACCTTTGCTGGTGTGTGCCGATGGCAAATTGCTGGGTGCGATCCACCTCAAAGACGTGGTCAAACCGGGCATCCGCGAGCGTTTCGCCGAGCTGCGCAAGCTCGGGATTCGTACCGTGATGGTCACCGGCGACAACCCGCTGACCGCCGCCGCGATTGCCGCCGAAGCGGGTGTGGATGACGTGCTGGCCGAGGCCACGCCAGAGAAAAAACTCGCGCGTATCCGGCATGAGCAGAACGACGGCCGTCTGGTCGCGATGTGCGGCGACGGCGCCAACGATGCCCCGGCCCTGGCCCAGGCGGACGTCGGCATGGCGATGAACGACGGCACCCAGGCGGCGCGTGAAGCCGCCAACATGGTCGACCTCGACAGCGACCCGACCAAGCTGCTGGACGTGGTGCAGATCGGCAAGGAACTGCTGGTGACCCGCGGCGCATTGACCACGTTTTCCATCGCCAACGACGTGGCCAAATACTTCGCGATCCTGCCGGCGCTGTTCGCCTCGATCTACCCGCAACTGGGGGTGCTCAACGTGATGCACCTGCAGAGCCCGCAGAGCGCGATCCTCTCGGCCATTGTGTTTAACGCGCTGATCATCGTGGTGCTGATCCCGTTGGCGCTGCGCGGTGTGCGCGTACAGGCGGCGAGTGCGGCGGCGTTGCTGCGGCGCAACCTGCTGATCTACGGGCTGGGCGGGATTCTGGTGCCATTCGTGGGCATCAAGGCGATCGACATGCTGCTGACCGCGCTGCACCTGGTTTGA
- a CDS encoding thioesterase family protein, with product MRFSDLLDTARSNPLDVTIPAEWAQGRATFGGLVAALQYEALRAQVPTDRPLRSLAITFVGPVAPDVSASYQVEVLREGKAVSQLLGRVVQNGEVATLVQASFGASRESEIAVESEAPPVFKHWDECQELPYIKGVTPEFMRHLAMRWSVGGLPFTGNKSRDMGGWVRLRGDVKEEPLTEAHILALVDAWPPALLPHLKKPAPGSTLTWTIEFIQPLQNLTTLDWCQYHVSIEHARDGYGHAAAALWSPTGELIAISRQTVVVFA from the coding sequence ATGCGCTTCAGTGATTTGCTCGACACTGCCCGTAGCAACCCGTTGGATGTGACCATCCCCGCCGAATGGGCCCAGGGCCGGGCCACCTTTGGTGGCTTGGTCGCTGCGTTGCAATATGAAGCCTTGCGCGCCCAGGTACCGACGGATCGCCCTTTGCGTTCGCTGGCAATCACCTTTGTTGGCCCGGTGGCACCCGATGTGTCTGCCAGTTATCAAGTCGAAGTGTTGCGCGAAGGCAAAGCCGTCAGCCAATTGCTCGGGCGTGTGGTGCAGAACGGCGAAGTGGCGACGCTGGTGCAGGCCAGTTTCGGCGCGTCCCGTGAGTCAGAAATCGCTGTCGAGAGCGAAGCACCGCCGGTGTTCAAACATTGGGATGAATGCCAGGAGCTGCCCTATATCAAGGGCGTGACCCCAGAATTCATGCGCCACCTGGCAATGCGCTGGAGTGTCGGCGGCTTGCCGTTCACCGGCAACAAATCTCGCGATATGGGCGGCTGGGTGCGCTTGCGCGGAGACGTGAAAGAAGAGCCGCTGACTGAGGCGCATATCCTCGCGTTAGTCGACGCTTGGCCCCCGGCGTTGCTGCCACACCTGAAAAAGCCCGCGCCGGGTAGCACCCTGACTTGGACCATCGAATTCATCCAGCCGCTGCAGAACCTGACGACCCTCGATTGGTGCCAGTACCACGTCAGCATCGAACACGCGCGCGACGGCTACGGCCATGCCGCCGCCGCACTGTGGAGCCCGACCGGCGAACTTATCGCCATCAGCCGCCAGACCGTGGTGGTCTTCGCCTGA
- the kdpA gene encoding potassium-transporting ATPase subunit KdpA, whose translation MHSYDYWLIIAFFAVVLVPAPFLGRFYYKVMEGQRTWLSPVLGPVENACYRLSGVDAQEEQSWQKYMLALLAFNLAGFVLLFAILLFQDYLPLNPQKLPGQEWTLAFNTAVSFMTNTNWQSYSGEASLSYLSQMAGLTVQNFVSAATGLAVLVALCRGIGRKSTKTLGNFWVDMTRATLYGLLPMCLVLALFLVWQGVPQTFAHYVNAVTLQGVDQVIPLGPAASQIAIKQLGTNGGGFFGVNSAHPFEDPTAWANLFELAAIILIPVALVFTFGHYVKDLRQSRAILGCMLALFLIGGATSLWAEYQPNPTLNNPAVEQTAPLEGKEARFGTTGTVLWSVTTTAASNGSVNGMQDSLNPLSGMVALVNMMVGEVIFGGVGAGMYGMLLNVLIAVFLAGLMIGRTPEYLGKKLQAKEVQLLVVTLLVMPVGVLVLGAIAASLPGPAGAISNPGAHGFSQLLYAYTSASANNGSAFGGFSANTPFHNLMLGLGMLIGRFGYILPVLALAGSLAMKKTAPIGQNSFPTHGPLFVTLLTVTILLVGGLTFLPTLALGPIAEHLSMGF comes from the coding sequence ATGCACAGTTATGACTATTGGCTGATCATCGCCTTCTTTGCCGTGGTGCTGGTGCCGGCGCCGTTCCTCGGGCGGTTCTACTACAAGGTAATGGAGGGCCAGCGCACCTGGCTCAGCCCGGTACTGGGGCCGGTCGAAAATGCCTGTTATCGCCTCTCCGGTGTCGACGCGCAGGAAGAGCAGAGCTGGCAGAAATACATGCTGGCCTTGCTCGCCTTCAACCTCGCGGGTTTTGTGTTGTTGTTCGCGATCCTGTTGTTCCAGGACTATCTCCCACTGAACCCGCAGAAATTGCCGGGCCAGGAATGGACCCTGGCCTTCAACACTGCGGTCAGTTTCATGACCAATACCAACTGGCAGTCCTACAGCGGCGAGGCGTCCCTGAGCTACCTCAGCCAGATGGCGGGCCTGACCGTGCAGAACTTCGTCAGTGCGGCCACCGGCCTTGCAGTCCTGGTCGCGCTTTGCCGTGGGATCGGTCGCAAATCCACCAAGACATTGGGTAACTTCTGGGTCGATATGACCCGCGCCACCCTCTACGGCCTGCTGCCGATGTGCCTGGTGCTGGCGCTGTTCCTGGTGTGGCAGGGCGTGCCGCAAACCTTCGCGCATTATGTGAATGCGGTGACCCTGCAGGGTGTGGATCAGGTGATCCCGCTGGGCCCGGCGGCCAGCCAGATTGCGATCAAGCAATTGGGCACCAACGGCGGCGGCTTCTTCGGCGTCAACTCGGCGCACCCGTTTGAAGACCCGACCGCGTGGGCCAACCTGTTCGAACTGGCGGCGATCATTCTGATCCCGGTGGCGCTGGTGTTTACCTTTGGCCACTACGTGAAAGACCTGCGCCAGAGCCGAGCGATCCTCGGCTGCATGTTGGCGCTGTTCCTGATCGGCGGCGCGACCTCGCTGTGGGCCGAATACCAGCCCAACCCGACCCTGAACAACCCGGCCGTAGAGCAGACCGCTCCGCTGGAAGGCAAGGAGGCGCGCTTCGGCACCACCGGTACGGTGCTGTGGTCGGTGACCACCACGGCGGCGTCCAACGGCTCGGTGAATGGCATGCAGGACAGCCTCAACCCGCTCAGCGGAATGGTGGCGCTGGTCAACATGATGGTCGGCGAAGTGATCTTCGGCGGCGTCGGCGCCGGTATGTACGGCATGTTGCTGAACGTGTTGATCGCCGTGTTCCTCGCCGGCCTGATGATCGGCCGCACCCCGGAATACCTGGGCAAAAAGCTGCAGGCCAAGGAAGTGCAATTGCTGGTGGTAACCCTGCTGGTGATGCCCGTTGGCGTGCTGGTCCTCGGTGCCATCGCCGCAAGCCTGCCTGGCCCGGCCGGCGCCATCAGTAACCCTGGCGCACACGGTTTCAGCCAGTTGCTCTATGCGTATACCTCGGCCAGCGCCAACAACGGCTCGGCGTTCGGCGGCTTCAGCGCCAACACGCCGTTCCACAACCTGATGCTGGGCCTGGGCATGTTGATCGGCCGCTTCGGCTACATCCTCCCGGTACTGGCCCTGGCCGGCAGCCTGGCAATGAAGAAGACCGCACCGATTGGCCAGAACAGCTTCCCGACCCATGGCCCGCTGTTCGTGACCCTGTTGACCGTGACCATTTTGCTGGTGGGCGGCCTGACTTTCCTACCAACGCTGGCGTTAGGCCCCATCGCTGAACACTTGAGCATGGGCTTCTAA
- a CDS encoding Imm50 family immunity protein, which yields MKYWNELDQNIFFEKLFSKPVEIGKIALFSLQIENDRPSLGLGFDIPDFPDILPPKWQDKGYNTCRMGIDCHGIRDLKIQNLPIREVFSVTITRNNDQFHFQASNKNASIEFKAKYISLCDPNVYINGPDDYFF from the coding sequence ATGAAATACTGGAACGAATTAGATCAGAATATATTTTTCGAGAAGCTATTTAGCAAACCTGTAGAGATTGGAAAAATTGCATTATTTTCTTTGCAGATAGAAAACGATCGACCGTCGCTGGGGTTGGGGTTCGACATCCCTGACTTCCCAGACATATTACCGCCCAAATGGCAAGATAAAGGCTATAACACTTGTAGAATGGGAATTGACTGCCATGGCATCCGCGACCTAAAAATTCAAAACCTTCCCATTCGTGAAGTATTTTCCGTAACTATCACACGTAATAATGATCAGTTCCACTTCCAAGCAAGTAACAAAAACGCCTCAATTGAATTCAAGGCTAAATATATTTCACTTTGCGATCCAAATGTGTACATAAACGGACCTGATGATTATTTTTTCTAG
- a CDS encoding response regulator, translating to MSQTATILVIDDEPQIRKFLRISLASQGYKVIEAGTGNEGLAQAALSKPDLLVLDLGLPDMDGQQVLREFREWSMVPVLVLSVRASEGQKVEALDGGANDYVTKPFGIQEFLARVRALLRQAPTGETQEAALRFGPLTVDLAYRRVLLDGAEVALTRKEYAVLAQLARHPGRVITQQQLLKDIWGPTHTEDSHYLRIVVGHLRQKLADDPTQPRFIVTEAGVGYRLLNA from the coding sequence ATGAGCCAGACCGCGACGATTTTAGTCATCGATGACGAACCGCAGATCCGCAAATTCCTGCGCATCAGCCTAGCCTCCCAGGGCTATAAAGTGATTGAGGCCGGCACCGGCAACGAAGGTCTGGCCCAGGCGGCGCTGAGCAAGCCGGATTTGCTGGTGCTTGACCTCGGCCTGCCGGACATGGACGGTCAGCAGGTGCTGCGCGAGTTTCGCGAGTGGTCGATGGTGCCGGTGCTGGTGTTGTCGGTACGTGCCAGCGAAGGGCAGAAGGTCGAGGCTCTCGACGGCGGCGCCAATGACTACGTGACCAAACCCTTTGGTATCCAGGAGTTTCTGGCCCGCGTGCGCGCCTTGCTACGCCAGGCACCGACGGGAGAAACCCAGGAAGCCGCCTTGCGTTTTGGCCCCTTGACCGTGGACCTGGCCTACCGCCGCGTGCTGCTGGACGGTGCCGAAGTGGCGTTGACCCGCAAGGAGTACGCGGTGCTGGCGCAACTGGCGCGGCATCCGGGGCGGGTGATTACCCAACAGCAATTGCTCAAGGATATCTGGGGGCCGACCCATACCGAAGACAGCCACTACTTGCGGATCGTGGTCGGCCATTTGCGCCAGAAGCTGGCGGACGACCCGACCCAGCCGCGTTTTATCGTGACCGAGGCAGGGGTGGGCTACCGGTTGTTGAATGCCTGA